One part of the Arabidopsis thaliana chromosome 4, partial sequence genome encodes these proteins:
- a CDS encoding phenylalanyl-tRNA synthetase, putative / phenylalanine-tRNA ligase (phenylalanyl-tRNA synthetase, putative / phenylalanine--tRNA ligase, putative; FUNCTIONS IN: phenylalanine-tRNA ligase activity, tRNA binding, aminoacyl-tRNA ligase activity, nucleotide binding, ATP binding; INVOLVED IN: phenylalanyl-tRNA aminoacylation, tRNA aminoacylation, translation, tRNA aminoacylation for protein translation; LOCATED IN: cytoplasm; EXPRESSED IN: 23 plant structures; EXPRESSED DURING: 14 growth stages; CONTAINS InterPro DOMAIN/s: Phenylalanyl-tRNA synthetase, class IIc, alpha subunit (InterPro:IPR004529), Phenylalanyl-tRNA synthetase alpha chain (InterPro:IPR002319), Aminoacyl-tRNA synthetase, class II, conserved domain (InterPro:IPR006195); BEST Arabidopsis thaliana protein match is: phenylalanyl-tRNA synthetase class IIc family protein (TAIR:AT3G58140.1); Has 10138 Blast hits to 10129 proteins in 3092 species: Archae - 343; Bacteria - 6159; Metazoa - 288; Fungi - 276; Plants - 100; Viruses - 0; Other Eukaryotes - 2972 (source: NCBI BLink).), whose translation MAEEAILGFLQNNEQITDSGQFSAEFNIDHNELVNVIKSLHGFRYIDVQDIKKETWILTDEGKKYAAEGSPEVQLFLAVPEEGSISKDELQKKLAPAVFKIGCSQAGKNKWVEMGKQVSRKVKDVEDKVKGQLLQIQQGKEFDKESINSLKARKLIVPQIWKGYSVKKGPNYAPERKKVATDLTRENLQNWKELEFKEYNFKAKGAPVDAGHLHALLKVRKQFKDIFVQMGFEEMPTNNYVESSFWNFDALFQPQQHPARDSHDTFFLKVPSTTRTLPEDYVERVKRVHESGGYGSRGYNYDWKREEANKNLLRTHTTAVSSRMLYALAQKPFVPKKYFSIDRVFRNEAVDRTHLAEFHQIEGLICDRGLTLGDLIGVLEDFFSRLGMSKLRFKPAYNPYTEPSMEIFSYHEGLGKWVEIGNSGMFRPEMLLPMGLPEDVRVIAWGLSLERPTMILYGIDNIRDLFGHKVDLDLIKRNPICRIGI comes from the exons ATGGCGGAAGAGGCGATACTAGGGTTCCTTCAGAACAATGAACAGATCACTGATTCGGGTCAATTCTCTGCCGAGTTCAACATCGACCACAACGAACTCGTCAATGTCATCAAAAGTCTCCATGGTTTTCGTTACATCGATGTTCAG GACATTAAAAAGGAGACATGGATTCTGACTGATGAAGGGAAGAAATATGCGGCAGAAGGGTCACCAGAGGTTCAACTTTTCTTAGCTGTTCCTGAAGAAGGCAGCATATCAAAAGATGAGCTCCAG AAAAAGTTAGCTCCTGCAGTCTTCAAGATCGGCTGTTCTCAAGCTGGAAAAAACAAGTGGGTGGAAATGGGAAAGCAAGTCTCGAGGAAG GTTAAAGATGTAGAAGATAAAGTGAAAGGCCAGCTTTTACAAATACAACAAGGGAAG GAATTTGACAAAGAAAGTATCAATTCTCTTAAAGCCAGAAAACTCATAGTACCACA GATATGGAAGGGGTATTCCGTAAAGAAAGGTCCTAATTATGCTCCCGAGAGAAAGAAAGTGGCTACCGATTTGACTCGagaaaatcttcaaaa CTGGAAAGAGTTAGAGTTTAAGGAGTATAACTTCAAAGCTAAAGGAGCGCCTGTTGACGCTGGGCATCTTCACGCTCTTCTCAAG GTGCGGAAGCAGTTTAAAGACATATTTGTTCAGATGGG GTTTGAGGAGATGCCAACAAACAACTATGTGGAGAGCAG CTTCTGGAATTTTGATGCTTTGTTCCAGCCTCAGCAGCACCCTGCTCGTGATTCTCATGACACCTTCTTTCTAAAAG TTCCCTCTACTACAAGAACACTTCCGGAAGATTATGTTGAGAGGGTGAAACGTGTTCATGAGTCTGGTGGTTATGGATCAAGAGG GTATAATTATGattggaaaagagaagaagcaaacaagaaTCTTCTTCGTACCCACACAACGGCTGTCTCATCTAGGATGCTTTATGCACTAGCACAG AAACCTTTTGTGCCCAAGAAGTACTTTTCGATTGACCGTGTCTTCAGAAACGAGGCTGTTGATCGGACCCACCTTGCAGAGTTCCATCAAATTGAAG GTTTGATATGTGATCGGGGCCTTACACTTGGAGACCTGATTGGTGTATTAGAAGACTTCTTCTCACGCTTAG GGATGTCGAAATTGCGTTTCAAGCCAGCTTACAACCCTTACACAGAGCCAAGCATGGAGATTTTCAG CTACCATGAAGGTTTAGGGAAGTGGGTGGAGATTGGAAACTCTGGGATGTTCAGACCCGAAATGCTTCTACCGATGGGTCTCCCCGAGGATGTTAGAGTCATCGCTTGGGGTCTCTCTCTTGAAAG ACCAACAATGATATTATACGGTATCGACAACATCCGAGATTTGTTTGGACACAAG GTGGATCTCGATCTTATTAAACGGAATCCGATCTGCCGAATTGGAATCTAA
- a CDS encoding phenylalanyl-tRNA synthetase, putative / phenylalanine-tRNA ligase (phenylalanyl-tRNA synthetase, putative / phenylalanine--tRNA ligase, putative; FUNCTIONS IN: phenylalanine-tRNA ligase activity, tRNA binding, nucleotide binding, aminoacyl-tRNA ligase activity, ATP binding; INVOLVED IN: phenylalanyl-tRNA aminoacylation, tRNA aminoacylation, translation, tRNA aminoacylation for protein translation; LOCATED IN: cytoplasm; EXPRESSED IN: 23 plant structures; EXPRESSED DURING: 14 growth stages; CONTAINS InterPro DOMAIN/s: Phenylalanyl-tRNA synthetase, class IIc, alpha subunit (InterPro:IPR004529), Phenylalanyl-tRNA synthetase alpha chain (InterPro:IPR002319), Aminoacyl-tRNA synthetase, class II, conserved domain (InterPro:IPR006195); BEST Arabidopsis thaliana protein match is: phenylalanyl-tRNA synthetase class IIc family protein (TAIR:AT3G58140.1).): MAEEAILGFLQNNEQITDSGQFSAEFNIDHNELVNVIKSLHGFRYIDVQDIKKETWILTDEGKKYAAEGSPEVQLFLAVPEEGSISKDELQKKLAPAVFKIGCSQAGKNKWVEMGKQVSRKVKDVEDKVKGQLLQIQQGKEFDKESINSLKARKLIVPQIWKGYSVKKGPNYAPERKKVATDLTRENLQNWKELEFKEYNFKAKGAPVDAGHLHALLKVRKQFKDIFVQMGFEEMPTNNYVESSFWNFDALFQPQQHPARDSHDTFFLKVPSTTRTLPEDYVERVKRVHESGGYGSRGYNYDWKREEANKNLLRTHTTAVSSRMLYALAQKPFVPKKYFSIDRVFRNEAVDRTHLAEFHQIEGLICDRGLTLGDLIGVLEDFFSRLGMSKLRFKPAYNPYTEPSMEIFSYHEGLGKWVEIGNSGMFRPEMLLPMGLPEDVRVIAWGLSLERPTMILYGIDNIRDLFGHKVDLDLIKRNPICRVGI, from the exons ATGGCGGAAGAGGCGATACTAGGGTTCCTTCAGAACAATGAACAGATCACTGATTCGGGTCAATTCTCTGCCGAGTTCAACATCGACCACAACGAACTCGTCAATGTCATCAAAAGTCTCCATGGTTTTCGTTACATCGATGTTCAG GACATTAAAAAGGAGACATGGATTCTGACTGATGAAGGGAAGAAATATGCGGCAGAAGGGTCACCAGAGGTTCAACTTTTCTTAGCTGTTCCTGAAGAAGGCAGCATATCAAAAGATGAGCTCCAG AAAAAGTTAGCTCCTGCAGTCTTCAAGATCGGCTGTTCTCAAGCTGGAAAAAACAAGTGGGTGGAAATGGGAAAGCAAGTCTCGAGGAAG GTTAAAGATGTAGAAGATAAAGTGAAAGGCCAGCTTTTACAAATACAACAAGGGAAG GAATTTGACAAAGAAAGTATCAATTCTCTTAAAGCCAGAAAACTCATAGTACCACA GATATGGAAGGGGTATTCCGTAAAGAAAGGTCCTAATTATGCTCCCGAGAGAAAGAAAGTGGCTACCGATTTGACTCGagaaaatcttcaaaa CTGGAAAGAGTTAGAGTTTAAGGAGTATAACTTCAAAGCTAAAGGAGCGCCTGTTGACGCTGGGCATCTTCACGCTCTTCTCAAG GTGCGGAAGCAGTTTAAAGACATATTTGTTCAGATGGG GTTTGAGGAGATGCCAACAAACAACTATGTGGAGAGCAG CTTCTGGAATTTTGATGCTTTGTTCCAGCCTCAGCAGCACCCTGCTCGTGATTCTCATGACACCTTCTTTCTAAAAG TTCCCTCTACTACAAGAACACTTCCGGAAGATTATGTTGAGAGGGTGAAACGTGTTCATGAGTCTGGTGGTTATGGATCAAGAGG GTATAATTATGattggaaaagagaagaagcaaacaagaaTCTTCTTCGTACCCACACAACGGCTGTCTCATCTAGGATGCTTTATGCACTAGCACAG AAACCTTTTGTGCCCAAGAAGTACTTTTCGATTGACCGTGTCTTCAGAAACGAGGCTGTTGATCGGACCCACCTTGCAGAGTTCCATCAAATTGAAG GTTTGATATGTGATCGGGGCCTTACACTTGGAGACCTGATTGGTGTATTAGAAGACTTCTTCTCACGCTTAG GGATGTCGAAATTGCGTTTCAAGCCAGCTTACAACCCTTACACAGAGCCAAGCATGGAGATTTTCAG CTACCATGAAGGTTTAGGGAAGTGGGTGGAGATTGGAAACTCTGGGATGTTCAGACCCGAAATGCTTCTACCGATGGGTCTCCCCGAGGATGTTAGAGTCATCGCTTGGGGTCTCTCTCTTGAAAG ACCAACAATGATATTATACGGTATCGACAACATCCGAGATTTGTTTGGACACAAG GTGGATCTCGATCTTATTAAACGGAATCCGATCTGCCGAGTTGGAATATGA
- a CDS encoding envelope glycoprotein (unknown protein; FUNCTIONS IN: molecular_function unknown; INVOLVED IN: biological_process unknown; LOCATED IN: chloroplast; EXPRESSED IN: 22 plant structures; EXPRESSED DURING: 13 growth stages; Has 30201 Blast hits to 17322 proteins in 780 species: Archae - 12; Bacteria - 1396; Metazoa - 17338; Fungi - 3422; Plants - 5037; Viruses - 0; Other Eukaryotes - 2996 (source: NCBI BLink).) — protein MASFCRSALMAGSRNLVSRSRTVTQKSLNLKPTTTSSPFASMSQSIPRASRVLSALGSVETMIPLHSAVASARLRSSIAADSSCWSLLSQGLATPL, from the exons ATGGCATCGTTTTGCAGATCAGCGTTAATGGCAGGTTCCAGAAACTTAGTATCAAGATCCAGAACCGTAACTCAAAAGTCCCTCAATCTTAAACCCACAACTACTTCATCTCCTTTCGCTTCAATGTCTCAATCCATCCCTCGCGCTTCGAG GGTTCTCTCTGCTTTGGGAAGTGTTGAAACGATGATTCCACTTCACAGTGCCGTTGCTTCAGCTCGTCTCCGGTCAAGCATCGCTGCTGATTCCTCTTGTTGGAGCTTGCTTTCTCAGG GACTTGCAACGCCTTTGTGA
- a CDS encoding envelope glycoprotein (unknown protein; FUNCTIONS IN: molecular_function unknown; INVOLVED IN: biological_process unknown; LOCATED IN: chloroplast; EXPRESSED IN: 22 plant structures; EXPRESSED DURING: 13 growth stages; BEST Arabidopsis thaliana protein match is: unknown protein (TAIR:AT5G11630.2); Has 89 Blast hits to 89 proteins in 11 species: Archae - 0; Bacteria - 0; Metazoa - 0; Fungi - 0; Plants - 89; Viruses - 0; Other Eukaryotes - 0 (source: NCBI BLink).) → MASFCRSALMAGSRNLVSRSRTVTQKSLNLKPTTTSSPFASMSQSIPRASRVLSALGSVETMIPLHSAVASARLRSSIAADSSCWSLLSQELGVPR, encoded by the exons ATGGCATCGTTTTGCAGATCAGCGTTAATGGCAGGTTCCAGAAACTTAGTATCAAGATCCAGAACCGTAACTCAAAAGTCCCTCAATCTTAAACCCACAACTACTTCATCTCCTTTCGCTTCAATGTCTCAATCCATCCCTCGCGCTTCGAG GGTTCTCTCTGCTTTGGGAAGTGTTGAAACGATGATTCCACTTCACAGTGCCGTTGCTTCAGCTCGTCTCCGGTCAAGCATCGCTGCTGATTCCTCTTGTTGGAGCTTGCTTTCTCAGG AACTGGGAGTTCCTCGGTGA
- a CDS encoding Galactose oxidase/kelch repeat superfamily protein (Galactose oxidase/kelch repeat superfamily protein; CONTAINS InterPro DOMAIN/s: F-box domain, cyclin-like (InterPro:IPR001810), Galactose oxidase/kelch, beta-propeller (InterPro:IPR011043), Kelch repeat type 1 (InterPro:IPR006652), Kelch related (InterPro:IPR013089), Kelch-type beta propeller (InterPro:IPR015915); BEST Arabidopsis thaliana protein match is: Galactose oxidase/kelch repeat superfamily protein (TAIR:AT4G33900.1); Has 3559 Blast hits to 3036 proteins in 359 species: Archae - 6; Bacteria - 138; Metazoa - 2051; Fungi - 0; Plants - 1177; Viruses - 73; Other Eukaryotes - 114 (source: NCBI BLink).) — protein MLMSKEDESQMTFSMLPDDLVLNCLARVSKVYYPSLSFVSKKFRSLIASTELQELRSFLGCTSSGLYVCLRFRTNTDYRQICFTLRQKISSSAKILVPISSLDSPFDYRSGVVAVGSDIYAIGGRNLNNSASSKVMVMDCRSHTWREAPSMRVARDDFPSTCVLNGKIYVIGGCKNLDSTNWIEVFDTKTQTWEFLQIPNEEVCRGFNYKIVGYKEAIHVSSLENNRATFMTYEIHKGRWREPHLSLSHGFHFSNCVIENVFYRYSYEMLQWYDSCRKIWKNLKGFVRRSIMNPRGEGVKMVNYGGNIVLLWEECVTIKKKLIWCEEVVIEKKHQGEIWGLLKWSDVVFITDEKNQLVRALAPDV, from the coding sequence ATGTTAATGTCGAAGGAAGATGAGTCACAGATGACGTTTTCGATGCTTCCTGATGATTTGGTATTAAACTGTTTAGCCCGTGTTTCCAAAGTGTATTACCCTAGCCTTTCCTTCGTTTCCAAGAAATTCCGGTCTCTCATTGCCTCAACGGAGCTTCAAGAGCTTAGATCATTCTTAGGTTGTACTAGCAGTGGTCTTTACGTGTGTTTACGGTTCCGTACGAATACTGATTACAGACAAATTTGTTTCACCCTCCGCCAAAAAATAAGTAGCAGCGCCAAAATTTTGGTCCCAATATCATCTCTTGATTCTCCTTTTGACTACAGATCAGGTGTTGTAGCGGTTGGTTCTGATATCTATGCTATTGGTGGACGAAACTTAAATAATAGTGCATCGTCTAAGGTCATGGTCATGGACTGCCGTTCTCATACATGGCGTGAGGCTCCAAGCATGCGCGTGGCACGTGATGACTTTCCATCTACTTGCGTCCTTAATGggaaaatatatgtaatagGAGGCTGCAAGAATCTCGATTCAACAAATTGGATTGAAGTTTTCGATACGAAGACCCAAACATGGGAGTTTTTGCAGATTCCTAACGAAGAGGTATGCAGAGgttttaattacaaaatcgtAGGGTATAAAGAAGCTATCCACGTAAgttcattagaaaataatcGTGCAACTTTCATGACTTACGAGATACACAAAGGTAGATGGAGAGAGCCACACTTATCGTTAAGTCATGGATTTCATTTCTCTAATTGTGTGATAGAGAACGTGTTCTACCGTTATAGTTACGAGATGCTCCAATGGTATGACTCATGtagaaaaatatggaaaaattTGAAAGGATTCGTGCGCAGGTCGATTATGAATCCTCGTGGTGAAGGTGTTAAAATGGTGAATTATGGAGGAAACATAGTTCTTTTGTGGGAGGAGTGCGTGACTATTAAGAAGAAACTAATCTGGTGTGAAGAAGttgttattgaaaaaaaacatcaagGAGAGATTTGGGGGTTGCTTAAGTGGTCTGACGTTGTCTTTATAACCGATGAGAAAAATCAATTAGTGCGTGCTCTTGCTCCTGATGTTTGA